The DNA sequence TTTTTACATTATTACCCATTTCATCATAAGAAATATAATCTCTTTTCAGTTTTCCATATTCCAGCAAACCACCGATTTGAGTAAAGGTGATGGGCGGATTAAAGAATTTACCCCAGACAATAAAAAGAATATTTGCCAGGATCAGGATATAGATGAGTCTTTTAATTTTCTTCCACATAAAATAATCGGTCAATGAGTAAACAGTTTCAAAGGTGCAAAAATAGAAATAATATTTACTTCAACTCCCTTAAATACGTTAATTGGTAATTTGGTAACAATTCCGGATGAAAAATTTTGATGTAATCTTTGATAACCAAATCTGCTCTAACTACTCCACTTTCGAAGTAATCGTTTGATTTGCCATTAGTTCTTCCGGTAATCGTGTACAGTTTACCATTATTAAAAACCGGAAGTTTGGTGTAATTCGGATTGATCTGCAACAACTCTTTTTTGTATTCATGATTCCCAATATTCACCCAATATTCGGCTTTCTGGCCTTTTGCAAAAACTTCTTCAAAACTCATTGGAATTGCTTTCGTTTCTTGATTATCAGCATTAATATAAGTGGCGTTGGCATCAGAAATAAACTGGGCTAAATTCGATTGGCCACCAGGAAGAAACCATTGATTTCCATACATTTCATTGGCAAGAACAATCGGTTTTGTTGCTGCAGTATTCGCTAAAGTTTTCAAAGAATCATAACTTTTCTGAATCTCTTCTACTTTAGTCATTGCATTCTTTTCATTATTAAAGAGTTCCCCAAATACCAATAAATATTTTGATTTTTCTAAAGGATTTTGTTCTAAATATTCATCCAGGAAAATAATTTCGATTCCGTTTTTCTTTATTAAATCGTATGTATTCTCAAAACTCGCAATATAGTTGGTGAAAATCGCATCAGGTTTTAAAGCGATAATTTTCTCCAAATTATATTTCTGTTCATTTCCCACATTTTGAATTTTTCCTTCATTGATTAATTGATGAACCCTTTCTGAATAAACATATTCCGGACTGGAAATTCCAATGATGTTTTCTTCTAAACCAAGCTCGGTGAAATATCCAACCAAACTCGCATTGAGCAAAATCACTTTCTTAAAAGGAAGTTTAGAAGTCGGAATATCATAATTAAACTTCCCAGATTTTAAATGGAAAACATTTGCATCCCTTTTAAACTGGACATTTTCTGAGACGATTTGCCAATCTTCGGAACTTGTTTTAATTTCTTTTTTACATGAAAAAAGAAGAAAAAATGATAATAAAGTAAAAAAAGTTGATTTCATTATTGGAGAGGAATAAAAAATTGTTATATTTGCACACCGAAAAACAGGCCTCGTGGCGCAACTGAATAGCGCACCTGATTACGGCTCAGGAGGTTACTGGTTTGAATCCAGTCGAGGTCACTAAAAACCTAGCATTTGCTAGGTTTTTTTTATTTCTCTAATAGTAAAGAAACCCACTCTTCTCTCTGTAATTTCTTTTTCAAAATTAATTTTTGTTCCGTACAAACTTCCAGAATATCATCTACATCGAAGAAACATAAGCCAGAAAGCAATAATTGTCCGCCATTATTTAAAACTGAAACATAAGTTGGAATATCTGAAATTAGAATATTTCTGTTGATGTTTGCTAAAATAATATCGAACTTTTCTTTTCCTAAATTATCGGCAGTTCCTTGAGAGATTTCTAATTGTACATTATTTCTTGCTGCGTTTTCAATCGAGTTTTCTACGGACCATTCATCAATATCAATGGCTACGGTTTTTCCTGCACCTTGTTGTTTGGCAAAAATGGCTAAAACAGAAGTTCCGCAACCCATATCCAAAACGGTTTTATTTTCGAAATTCATGTCGAGCATTTGCTGAATCATCAAATAAGTTGTGGCATGATGACCAGTTCCGAAAGACATTTTTGGCTGAATGATAATTTCGTGAGGTAAGTTTTGATTCGGATGAAATTCGGCACGAATGGAAACTTGATCTTCAATATTAATGGGTGAAAAGTTTTTTTCCCACTCTTCATTCCAGTTGATATTCGGCATTTCTTTGAAAGTATAAGAAATGTTGATTTCAGGATTCTGAAGTAATTGCACTTCTTTCAGGTCTTCTTCTTTGAATAATTCTGTTTGAATGTAGCCTAAAATCCCGTCGTGCTCTTCAGTAAAACTATCGAAACCGATTTCGATGAGTTCTGCCATTAAGATTTCGTTCCAGGGTTGTAGTGGCTGTATTTTGAAATTAAATTCCAGGTAATTTTGCATGCTTATTTTTTTGCAAAAATAAGGTTTTTAAGCCGAATCTATCTCGATAAAATTGACCTGAGAAATAGGTACTCTAATACCTGTTATTTTAGAACGAAAATTAATACTTCCTGATCTGTACACAGGAAACACTTTTAATTTTTAGTTTTCTACCGACTTTTTTCAGTAAGCCAGTGTCAGCATTTCTCTTAAAAACTACCACATCTCCACTTACAGAATTAGTGGCAATAAGAAATTTCCCGGATTCGTCAATTGCAAATACCCGTGGATGTTTACCTAAAGTAGATTGATAGCCAGCACTTTTCAAAGTTCCATTTTCCTGAATTTTAAAAATTGCGATGTTATTTTCATTCCCTCTATTTGAAGCGTACAAAAATTTCCCATCAGGTGAAATGTGAATATCAGAACTTTCGAAATTATCTTTGTATTTCTCGGAATGGGAATTTATTCGCTGAATGCTTTCTAATTTTCCGTTTTCGTATTGATAAGCATTTACAGTTCCCGTTAATTCTTCAATGCAGTAAGCAAATTGTAAGGTTGGATGAAAGGTAAAATGTCTCGGTCCGCTTCCTAAAGTTGATTGAATAAAAGGTACTTTGGCAATTTCCAAGGGTTTGGTTTTTTCGTTTTCAAACTTATATGTTCTAATTTTATCTGCACCCAAATCCGGAAAAAATATATAATCAAAGTTCGGCGAAAAAACGGCTGAATGAATATGCGAGCGACTTTGCCTTTCCTTGTTTACACTTCCTTCATCAAAGTGAAAATTTTGAGCCATTGGTGCTATAACTCCGTTTTCGGTAATAGGATAAACCGAAATACTTCCTTCGGTGTAGTTTCCATTTATGAGCCATTTTCCATTTTTGTGAACCGTCAAATACATTGGGTTTTCTCCACCACTTTTCTGACTGTTTATAAAAGTCAACGTTTTATTTTTAGGACTAAATTCAAAACTGCTTACACTTCCCGCGTTTGGAGTTTTACTTTCTGTACAGGCAAAGAGATATTTTCCGTCAGTGGACAAAGTTAGAAATGAAGGATTAAGAATATTTTTTACAGTGGTGATCTTAGACAGTTTTCCGCTCACGGTATCTAACTGATAGACGTAAATTCCTTCTGTGTTTTTGTCTCTATTAAATTAACCCATAAACAGGTAAGTGTTTTGAGAAAATAAATTTAAAGAACTCAGAATAAGTAACAAGAAGGTGAATTGCTTTTTCAATCTGTTGTTTTAAAATTTAGAACAAAATAAATAATTTTGTTTTTAAAGAAGGTTGCGCCCCGGATTGAACGGCATGTTTGAGCTCTTTTTTTAAGCAAAGGCAACAAGCGGCTGCAA is a window from the Kaistella flava (ex Peng et al. 2021) genome containing:
- a CDS encoding ABC transporter substrate-binding protein, giving the protein MKSTFFTLLSFFLLFSCKKEIKTSSEDWQIVSENVQFKRDANVFHLKSGKFNYDIPTSKLPFKKVILLNASLVGYFTELGLEENIIGISSPEYVYSERVHQLINEGKIQNVGNEQKYNLEKIIALKPDAIFTNYIASFENTYDLIKKNGIEIIFLDEYLEQNPLEKSKYLLVFGELFNNEKNAMTKVEEIQKSYDSLKTLANTAATKPIVLANEMYGNQWFLPGGQSNLAQFISDANATYINADNQETKAIPMSFEEVFAKGQKAEYWVNIGNHEYKKELLQINPNYTKLPVFNNGKLYTITGRTNGKSNDYFESGVVRADLVIKDYIKIFHPELLPNYQLTYLRELK
- the prmA gene encoding 50S ribosomal protein L11 methyltransferase, with product MQNYLEFNFKIQPLQPWNEILMAELIEIGFDSFTEEHDGILGYIQTELFKEEDLKEVQLLQNPEINISYTFKEMPNINWNEEWEKNFSPINIEDQVSIRAEFHPNQNLPHEIIIQPKMSFGTGHHATTYLMIQQMLDMNFENKTVLDMGCGTSVLAIFAKQQGAGKTVAIDIDEWSVENSIENAARNNVQLEISQGTADNLGKEKFDIILANINRNILISDIPTYVSVLNNGGQLLLSGLCFFDVDDILEVCTEQKLILKKKLQREEWVSLLLEK
- a CDS encoding lactonase family protein is translated as MSGKLSKITTVKNILNPSFLTLSTDGKYLFACTESKTPNAGSVSSFEFSPKNKTLTFINSQKSGGENPMYLTVHKNGKWLINGNYTEGSISVYPITENGVIAPMAQNFHFDEGSVNKERQSRSHIHSAVFSPNFDYIFFPDLGADKIRTYKFENEKTKPLEIAKVPFIQSTLGSGPRHFTFHPTLQFAYCIEELTGTVNAYQYENGKLESIQRINSHSEKYKDNFESSDIHISPDGKFLYASNRGNENNIAIFKIQENGTLKSAGYQSTLGKHPRVFAIDESGKFLIATNSVSGDVVVFKRNADTGLLKKVGRKLKIKSVSCVQIRKY